A genomic window from Diospyros lotus cultivar Yz01 chromosome 2, ASM1463336v1, whole genome shotgun sequence includes:
- the LOC127795340 gene encoding uncharacterized protein LOC127795340 isoform X3 encodes MGERQGEKKMEQGLHEAAIQGKTDSLKDILGKDPLILQRVMVGCTVHTPLHVAASGGHLEFVRELLNNNEALARVLDKRRWSALHLAAANGYHEIVEVLVKANANMCLTLDGDGRNPLHLAAMEGHVSVLRVFFYNNPHLIHELLNAIDGEGNTMLHLAVKNKKFEVVMLLLDKIKDQVKAKKIPKKIPKKDNPLNTINKCGYTARDILDKFRSSEVQDIKKVKKKFKRAGALKAAALKAAALEAKEDNQVEGLSTRQNALMVVASLIATVAFQAGVTPPGGVWQDSKDGHEAGKAVISYRDSGS; translated from the exons atGGGAGAGAGAcagggagagaagaagatggagcAGGGACTCCACGAGGCAGCCATTCAAGGGAAAACGGACTCACTGAAGGATATACTTGGCAAAGATCCGCTGATTCTTCAACGAGTAATGGTGGGTTGTACCGTCCACACTCCTCTCCACGTGGCCGCGTCCGGGGGGCACCTGGAATTTGTCCGGGAGCTGTTGAATAACAACGAGGCACTCGCCCGAGTGCTGGACAAGCGGCGGTGGTCGGCTCTCCACCTGGCGGCGGCTAACGGATACCACGAGATTGTGGAAGTTTTGGTGAAAGCTAACGCCAACATGTGCTTGACTCTGGACGGCGACGGCAGAAATCCTCTGCACCTGGCGGCCATGGAGGGGCACGTCTCCGTATTGCGTGTGTTCTTTTATAACAATCCCCATTTGATTCATGAGTTGCTCAACGCTATAGATGGCGAAGGCAACACCATGCTTCATCTGGCTGTCAAGAACaagaaatttgag gTCGTGATGTTGTTGcttgataaaataaaagatcAAGTGAAAGCGAAGAAAATACCAAAGAAAATACCAAAGAAAGACAACCCCTTAAACACGATAAACAAATGCGGGTACACGGCTCGGGATATTCTGGACAAATTCAGATCTTCTGAAGTACAAGATATTAAAAAAGTCAAGAAGAAGTTTAAAAGAGCTGGTGCCTTGAAAGCTGCTGCCTTGAAAGCTGCTGCCTTGGAAGCCAAAGAAGACAATCAGGTTGAGGGGTTGTCCACGAGGCAGAATGCGTTGATGGTGGTGGCGTCGCTTATCGCAACCGTGGCTTTCCAAGCCGGGGTGACCCCTCCTGGTGGTGTCTGGCAAGACAGCAAGGACGGCCATGAAGCTGGAAAAGCTGTGATTTCTTATAGGGACTCAG GTTCTTGA
- the LOC127795340 gene encoding ankyrin repeat-containing protein ITN1-like isoform X2: MGERQGEKKMEQGLHEAAIQGKTDSLKDILGKDPLILQRVMVGCTVHTPLHVAASGGHLEFVRELLNNNEALARVLDKRRWSALHLAAANGYHEIVEVLVKANANMCLTLDGDGRNPLHLAAMEGHVSVLRVFFYNNPHLIHELLNAIDGEGNTMLHLAVKNKKFEVVMLLLDKIKDQVKAKKIPKKIPKKDNPLNTINKCGYTARDILDKFRSSEVQDIKKVKKKFKRAGALKAAALKAAALEAKEDNQVEGLSTRQNALMVVASLIATVAFQAGVTPPGGVWQDSKDGHEAGKAVISYRDSVTGLPFKKKLFTRIMVLIMFLTVTFMTFTYIISIFITSHLDKSDLISYLLIAWFGVICVLVVIHTIPLLIRFLKVSRHIIRLLIMKLFMKFKFISPSRDQSLPTSSNGNEPQRATA; the protein is encoded by the exons atGGGAGAGAGAcagggagagaagaagatggagcAGGGACTCCACGAGGCAGCCATTCAAGGGAAAACGGACTCACTGAAGGATATACTTGGCAAAGATCCGCTGATTCTTCAACGAGTAATGGTGGGTTGTACCGTCCACACTCCTCTCCACGTGGCCGCGTCCGGGGGGCACCTGGAATTTGTCCGGGAGCTGTTGAATAACAACGAGGCACTCGCCCGAGTGCTGGACAAGCGGCGGTGGTCGGCTCTCCACCTGGCGGCGGCTAACGGATACCACGAGATTGTGGAAGTTTTGGTGAAAGCTAACGCCAACATGTGCTTGACTCTGGACGGCGACGGCAGAAATCCTCTGCACCTGGCGGCCATGGAGGGGCACGTCTCCGTATTGCGTGTGTTCTTTTATAACAATCCCCATTTGATTCATGAGTTGCTCAACGCTATAGATGGCGAAGGCAACACCATGCTTCATCTGGCTGTCAAGAACaagaaatttgag gTCGTGATGTTGTTGcttgataaaataaaagatcAAGTGAAAGCGAAGAAAATACCAAAGAAAATACCAAAGAAAGACAACCCCTTAAACACGATAAACAAATGCGGGTACACGGCTCGGGATATTCTGGACAAATTCAGATCTTCTGAAGTACAAGATATTAAAAAAGTCAAGAAGAAGTTTAAAAGAGCTGGTGCCTTGAAAGCTGCTGCCTTGAAAGCTGCTGCCTTGGAAGCCAAAGAAGACAATCAGGTTGAGGGGTTGTCCACGAGGCAGAATGCGTTGATGGTGGTGGCGTCGCTTATCGCAACCGTGGCTTTCCAAGCCGGGGTGACCCCTCCTGGTGGTGTCTGGCAAGACAGCAAGGACGGCCATGAAGCTGGAAAAGCTGTGATTTCTTATAGGGACTCAG TGACCGGATTGCCCTTCAAGAAAAAGTTATTTACGCGGATCATGGTGCTGATCATGTTCCTCACAGTTACATTCATGACATTTACATACATAATTTCAATCTTCATAACCAGCCATCTGGACAAGAGCGATCTCATTTCTTACCTGCTGATAGCTTGGTTTGGGGTGATCTGTGTTCTTGTGGTAATCCACACCATTCCCTTGCTGATCAGGTTCTTGAAGGTCAGCAGGCATATAATACGGCTACTGATCATGAagttgttcatgaaattcaaattcatctcaCCTTCAAGGGACCAATCCCTACCAACTTCATCTAATGGGAATGAACCCCAGCGCGCTACAGCTTAA
- the LOC127795340 gene encoding ankyrin repeat-containing protein ITN1-like isoform X1, with protein MGERQGEKKMEQGLHEAAIQGKTDSLKDILGKDPLILQRVMVGCTVHTPLHVAASGGHLEFVRELLNNNEALARVLDKRRWSALHLAAANGYHEIVEVLVKANANMCLTLDGDGRNPLHLAAMEGHVSVLRVFFYNNPHLIHELLNAIDGEGNTMLHLAVKNKKFEVVMLLLDKIKDQVKAKKIPKKIPKKDNPLNTINKCGYTARDILDKFRSSEVQDIKKVKKKFKRAGALKAAALKAAALEAKEDNQVEGLSTRQNALMVVASLIATVAFQAGVTPPGGVWQDSKDGHEAGKAVISYRDSGEYTLFLYANTIGFVSSLSIILFLVTGLPFKKKLFTRIMVLIMFLTVTFMTFTYIISIFITSHLDKSDLISYLLIAWFGVICVLVVIHTIPLLIRFLKVSRHIIRLLIMKLFMKFKFISPSRDQSLPTSSNGNEPQRATA; from the exons atGGGAGAGAGAcagggagagaagaagatggagcAGGGACTCCACGAGGCAGCCATTCAAGGGAAAACGGACTCACTGAAGGATATACTTGGCAAAGATCCGCTGATTCTTCAACGAGTAATGGTGGGTTGTACCGTCCACACTCCTCTCCACGTGGCCGCGTCCGGGGGGCACCTGGAATTTGTCCGGGAGCTGTTGAATAACAACGAGGCACTCGCCCGAGTGCTGGACAAGCGGCGGTGGTCGGCTCTCCACCTGGCGGCGGCTAACGGATACCACGAGATTGTGGAAGTTTTGGTGAAAGCTAACGCCAACATGTGCTTGACTCTGGACGGCGACGGCAGAAATCCTCTGCACCTGGCGGCCATGGAGGGGCACGTCTCCGTATTGCGTGTGTTCTTTTATAACAATCCCCATTTGATTCATGAGTTGCTCAACGCTATAGATGGCGAAGGCAACACCATGCTTCATCTGGCTGTCAAGAACaagaaatttgag gTCGTGATGTTGTTGcttgataaaataaaagatcAAGTGAAAGCGAAGAAAATACCAAAGAAAATACCAAAGAAAGACAACCCCTTAAACACGATAAACAAATGCGGGTACACGGCTCGGGATATTCTGGACAAATTCAGATCTTCTGAAGTACAAGATATTAAAAAAGTCAAGAAGAAGTTTAAAAGAGCTGGTGCCTTGAAAGCTGCTGCCTTGAAAGCTGCTGCCTTGGAAGCCAAAGAAGACAATCAGGTTGAGGGGTTGTCCACGAGGCAGAATGCGTTGATGGTGGTGGCGTCGCTTATCGCAACCGTGGCTTTCCAAGCCGGGGTGACCCCTCCTGGTGGTGTCTGGCAAGACAGCAAGGACGGCCATGAAGCTGGAAAAGCTGTGATTTCTTATAGGGACTCAGGTGAATATACACTGTTCCTTTATGCCAACACAATAGGATTTGTGTCATCACTAAGCATAATTCTGTTTCTAGTGACCGGATTGCCCTTCAAGAAAAAGTTATTTACGCGGATCATGGTGCTGATCATGTTCCTCACAGTTACATTCATGACATTTACATACATAATTTCAATCTTCATAACCAGCCATCTGGACAAGAGCGATCTCATTTCTTACCTGCTGATAGCTTGGTTTGGGGTGATCTGTGTTCTTGTGGTAATCCACACCATTCCCTTGCTGATCAGGTTCTTGAAGGTCAGCAGGCATATAATACGGCTACTGATCATGAagttgttcatgaaattcaaattcatctcaCCTTCAAGGGACCAATCCCTACCAACTTCATCTAATGGGAATGAACCCCAGCGCGCTACAGCTTAA